One genomic region from Yarrowia lipolytica chromosome 1C, complete sequence encodes:
- a CDS encoding uncharacterized protein (Compare to YALI0C11429g, some similarities with uniprot|Q02555 Saccharomyces cerevisiae YMR239C RNT1 Ribonuclease III double-stranded ribonuclease required for 3 processing of rRNAs ans snRNAs, similar to Saccharomyces cerevisiae RNT1 (YMR239C); ancestral locus Anc_8.779), with amino-acid sequence MGEKRRNSESGPAETKKSKSSEDGVVYSEQDAEKLIKQVDKLQKTLQKIIKVAPTVEVFQKTIQSRKKMDLALLENPKSELGVEIRDIYEKGGSAILSRILGQETAVRQEVSSISAPSVRYTPSSILKPLMTVEYRGKSWPPLIPEIKDGMLFKRVFTHRSMLLGDTGTASEVHKTATKAGYDQTGNFSYERLEFVGDSIVNNILTKIIYDVFPGDDQSHLSFLRGQVIANIVLCRWAAIYGFPSKLRVASSVLSPEQLHILTVSILSPRTLGADANMWLVKYTFPGGYAAEYEKWYKSLEVKPKIDEALCGRKIVADLFEAYVAGVYLSYGADGEAVLTKWVYELAQPLLDAIRQEGGSISSMAEQQHGMKKPFDGTAKNRLYILIGSASLAPVYNVVNEEKYPDGSVMHTVTCSMGTEILGTGKGKNLVEAGARAAMAALDNTPAMDKFSGLRTSQADKLRKRFK; translated from the coding sequence ATGGGCGAAAAGCGTCGAAACTCGGAGTCTGGTCCCGCagagaccaagaagagcaaAAGCAGCGAGGATGGCGTTGTCTACAGCGAGCAGGACGCGGAAAAGCTGATCAAACAGGTCGATAAGCTGCAAAAAACCCTCCAGAAAATCATCAAGGTGGCACCGACCGTGGAGGTGTTTCAAAAGACCATTCAGAgcaggaagaagatggatcTGGCGCTGCTGGAAAACCCCAAGAGTGAATTGGGTGTGGAAATCAGAGACATTTACGAGAAGGGCGGCTCGGCGATTCTGAGCCGGATCCTGGGCCAGGAAACGGCGGTACGACAGGAGGTCAGCAGTATATCTGCCCCCAGCGTCAGATACACCCCCTCGTCGATATTGAAGCCTCTGATGACCGTGGAGTACAGGGGCAAGAGCTGGCCTCCTCTGATTCCCGAGATCAAGGACGGAATGCTGTTTAAACGAGTGTTTACACACAGATCCATGCTGCTAGGAGACACGGGGACTGCTTCTGAGGTTCATAAGAcggccaccaaggccggGTATGACCAGACGGGAAACTTCTCCTACGAGCGACTCGAGTTTGTCGGTGACTCCATTGTCAACAACATTCTCACCAAGATCATCTACGATGTCTTTCCTGGAGACGACCAGTCTCATCTGTCGTTCCTGAGAGGCCAGGTGATTGCCAACATTGTTCTGTGTCGATGGGCAGCCATCTACGGCTTCCCTTCCAAGCTGCGAGTGGCGTCATCCGTGCTGTCACCCGAACAACTGCATATTCTCACTGTTTCCATTCTCAGTCCTCGAACTCTGGGCGCAGACGCTAACATGTGGCTCGTCAAATACACATTCCCCGGAGGCTACGCGGCCGAGTACGAAAAGTGGTACAAGAGCCTGGAGGTGAAAcccaagattgacgaggCTCTCTGTGGACGTAAGATTGTCGCAGATCTGTTTGAGGCCTACGTGGCGGGTGTCTACCTGTCTTATGGAGCTGACGGAGAAGCTGTTCTTACCAAGTGGGTTTATGAACTGGCCCAGCCTCTTCTGGATGCCATTAGACAGGAGGGAGGCTCCATTTCGTCCATGGCTGAACAGCAGCACGGCATGAAGAAACCCTTTGACGGAACCGCCAAGAATCGGCTGTATATTCTCATTGGCTCGGCTTCTCTGGCGCCCGTCTACAACGTGGTCAACGAAGAAAAATACCCAGATGGATCCGTCATGCATACCGTCACGTGCTCCATGGGCACCGAGATTCTCGGCACCggcaagggcaagaacCTCGTGGAGGCTGGAGCTCGAGCTGCCATGGCTGCTCTTGATAACACTCCGGCCATGGACAAGTTTTCCGGACTCCGAACCTCTCAAGCTGACAAGCTGAGAAAGAGATTCAAGTAG
- a CDS encoding uncharacterized protein (Compare to YALI0C11451g, some similarities with KLLA-IPF4662.1 Kluyveromyces lactis KLLA0D11000g), with protein sequence MSSSSSNTYASHVEITSSFAAMLNKNEANDYSSLATEESWIPVAWGEASHKDNAFVSYMGSKKYAEKVAWRFIKSEKPSFGLTTVNPGCVFGSGIALDAKSPNSTTNGTIIQGHLSTTPGQDTSEGQSSCVCHRQNLENQRLMPCVSKLCNQDLRDTVNKEVPDLKGKTMSKPERS encoded by the coding sequence atgtcgtcatcgtcaagCAATACCTACGCTTCCCACGTGGAAATCACCTCATCGTTCGCAGCcatgctcaacaagaacgaggCTAACGATTattcctccttggcaaccGAGGAGTCGTGGATTCCCGTGGCATGGGGAGAAGCTTCTCATAAGGACAACGCTTTTGTATCCTACATGGGCTCCAAGAAGTATGCAGAGAAGGTGGCCTGGAGATTCATAAAGTCTGAGAAGCCCTCGTTTGGCCTTACCACCGTCAACCCCGGCTGCGTGTTTGGTAGTGGTATTGCTCTAGACGCGAAGTCtcccaactccaccactaATGGGACCATCATTCAGGGTCACTTGTCTACCACACCCGGGCAAGATACGTCCGAGGGTCAGAGCTCATGTGTCTGCCATCGCCAGAACCTCGAAAACCAGCGACTTATGCCGTGTGTCTCCAAATTGTGCAACCAGGATTTGCGGGATACAGTAAACAAAGAGGTTCCCGatctcaagggcaagacAATGAGTAAACCCGAAAGGAGCTAG
- a CDS encoding 40S ribosomal protein eS10 (Compare to YALI0C11473g, similar to Saccharomyces cerevisiae RPS10B (YMR230W) and RPS10A (YOR293W); ancestral locus Anc_8.760, highly similar to uniprot|Q08745 Saccharomyces cerevisiae YOR293W RPS10A and highly similar to uniprot|P46784 Saccharomyces cerevisiae YMR230W RPS10B Ribosomal Protein of the Small subunit): protein MTLGPKQERQSLFTLRFWHSRLAGTLTLQKVPFLTFEVTTASNRTTKMLIPKEDRKKIHQYLFQQGVCVAKKDFNQPKHEDIDTKNLYVIKALQSLTSKGFVKTQFSWQYYYYTLTDEGVEYLREYLHLPEGVVPETHKKTAREETASQGRGGRPERGPRRQEGEYRRYNSNKESAPGNYQPSFQ, encoded by the exons ATGACATTGGGTCCCAAACAGGAAAGACAGTCACTTTTCACATTAAGGTTCTGGCACTCACGACTCGCGGGGACTCTCACTCTGCAAAAGGTTCCATTTCTCACTTTTGAAGTCACGACAGCCTCGAACCGTACGACCAAAATGTTGATTCCCAAGGAAGACCGAAAGAAGATCCACCAGTACCTTTTCCAGC AGGGCGTCTGTGTCGCTAAGAAGGACTTTAACCAGCCCAAGCAcgaggacattgacaccAAGAACCTTTACGTCATCAAGGCTCTCCAGTCTCTGACCTCTAAGGGCTTCGTCAAGACCCAGTTCTCTTGGCAGTACTACTACTACACCCTCACCGACGAGGGTGTTGAGTACCTCCGAGAGTACCTCCACCTTCCCGAGGGTGTTGTTCCCGAGACCCACAAGAAGACTGCCCGAGAGGAGACTGCTTCTCAGGGCCGAGGTGGCCGACCCGAGCGAGGTCCCCGACGACAGGAGGGTGAGTACCGACGatacaactccaacaaggagtCTGCTCCCGGTAACTACCAGCCTTCTTTCCAGTAA
- a CDS encoding uncharacterized protein (Compare to YALI0C11495g, similar to Saccharomyces cerevisiae PBY1 (YBR094W); ancestral locus Anc_3.335, similar to uniprot|P38254 Saccharomyces cerevisiae YBR094w weak similarity to pig tubulin-tyrosine ligase), giving the protein MHVLLTNDDGPPSDTYSPYFHYLVKAIEKYTDWHVTVVLPDTQRSWIGKAHMIGQTITATYIEAPETIGDKVKGPYKRIPKDVDPKNVWTLLNGTPATCTNIGLNYMIDETKGPVDLVISGPNFGRNTTALYSTTSGTIGAAMEGALCGSKGIALSYAYYSRDLVPEVVAEASRLAVKLISKLYENWDKGVDLYSINVPLIEGLSDNTKAVHAPILQNRWKGTFEPWEKAIDHDQSEADGNIPIEPDSEPLSDAQKAKEGYTMFRWAPDFEAVGKSVKASSPGNDGWVVDQGHISVTGLKASFSETGITGEITLNDNAAAESAHGFLLTIPSTAYLHPLFSQSVNKHLPNVPVGTKGSEKTFHYGEYEDLDFDKLGSRDKSYFGCSYIYRKALIRKHYLANTIAMFRAKNPESILNESFPDTFNLELDYAEFLDESLDEAYELRQELEKNDEIEKASNRKLWILKPSMSDKAQGIRLFSTIDELQAIFDSFEEGYDSDDEDAEQEEDDNNGVITSQLRHFIVQEYVDKPLILSGHGNKKFHIRTYVLAVGDINVYVYKHMLALFAPREYATTDEVHDLSRHLTNTCLRDDDTILKESLVEEFWNLKGLEQSQKETVFSKICENVKDIFLAATTVDKINFQPLANSMEFFGLDFLVDENLNVHILEVNSYPDFKQTGDDLKYVVEGLVDETVQVAVKPWFEGGEVPESDLLKRVL; this is encoded by the exons ATGCACGTGCTTCTGACCAACGACGACGGCCCGCCTTCGGACACCTATTCGCCCTACTTCCACTACCTGGTCAAAGCTATTGAGAAATACACTGACTGGCATGTCACAGTGGTTCTGCCCGATACCCAGCGATCATGGATTGGCAAGGCCCACATGATTGGCCAGACCATCACCGCCACCTACATTGAGGCGCCCGAAACCATCGGagacaaggtcaagggcCCCTACAAGCGAATCCCCAAGGACGTGGACCCCAAGAACGTCTGGACCTTGCTCAATGGTACTCCTGCCACCTGCACTAACATTGGCCTCAACTACATGATCGACGAGACCAAGGGCCCCGTTGATCTGGTCATCTCGGGCCCTAACTTTGGCCGAAACACCACCGCTCTctactccaccacctccggAACCATCGGTGCTGCCATGGAGGGAGCTCTTTGCGGATCCAAGGGTATCGCTCTGTCGTACGCCTACTACTCCCGAGACCTCGTTCCCGAGGTTGTGGCCGAGGCCAGCAGACTCGCCGTCAAGCTCATTTCCAAGCTGTACGAAAACTGGGACAAGGGTGTCGATCTGTACTCCATCAACGTTCCCCTGATCGAGGGCCTTTCCGACAACACAAAGGCCGTCCACGCCCCCATTCTGCAAAACCGATGGAAAGGTACCTTTGAGCCCTGGGAAAAGGCCATTGACCACGACCAGAGCGAGGCTGACGGAAACATCCCCATCGAACCGGACTCTGAGCCCCTTTCTGACGcccagaaggccaaggagggtTACACAATGTTCCGATGGGCTCCTGATTTCGAGGCTGTGGGCAAGTCTGTTAAGGCCAGCAGTCCCGGTAATGATGGCTGGGTCGTTGACCAGGGCCACATTTCCGTCACTGGTCTGAaggcctccttctccgaAACTGGCATCACCGGAGAGATTACCTT aaacGACAATGCTGCCGCTGAATCCGCCCATGGTTTCCTGCTGACCATCCCTTCCACAGCCTACCTTCACCCTCTCTTCTCCCAGAGTGTCAACAAACACCTTCCCAACGTTCCTGTTGGTACCAAGGGCTCGGAGAAGACATTCCACTACGGAGAGTACGAGGATCTCGACTTTGACAAGCTTGGTTCTCGAGACAAGTCTTACTTTGGCTGCTCTTACATCTACCGAAAGGCCCTCATTCGAAAGCACTATCTGGCCAACACCATTGCCATGTTCCGGGCCAAGAACCCCGAGTCGATTCTCAACGAATCATTCCCTGACACCTTTAACCTCGAGCTGGACTACGCCGAGTTCCTTGATGAGTCTCTGGATGAAGCTTACGAGCTGAGacaggagctggagaagaacgacGAGATCGAAAAAGCCTCCAATCGAAAGCTGTGGATCCTCAAGCCTAGTATGAGTGACAAGGCCCAGGGAATTCGTCTGTTTAGCACCATCGACGAGCTTCAGGCTATCTTCGATTCCTTTGAGGAGGGATACGACTCGGACGATGAGGACGCAGagcaggaagaagacgataACAATGGAGTGATAACATCTCAACTCCGTCACTTTATCGTTCAGGAGTACGTTGACAAGCCTTTGATTCTGTCTGGCCACGGGAACAAAAAATTCCACATCCGAACCTACGTTCTGGCTGTCGGTGACATCAATGTCTACGTATATAAGCATATGCTGGCTCTGTTCGCTCCTAGAGAGTACGCCACCACCGACGAGGTGCACGATCTCAGCCGCCACCTCACAAACACATGTCTCCGGGACGACGATACTATCCTCAAGGAGAgtctggtggaggaatTCTGGAACCTCAAGGGTCTTGAACAGAGCCAAAAGGAGACTGTCTTCTCCAAGATTTGTGAGAACGTCAAGGATATTTTCTTGGCTGCCACTACGGTTGACAAGATCAACTTCCAGCCCCTAGCTAACTCCATGGAGTTCTTCGGTCTCGATTTCCTGGTTGACGAGAACCTCAATGTGCACATTCTGGAGGTCAACTCGTACCCCGATTTCAAGCAGACTGGAGACGATCTGAAGTACGTGGTCGAGGGTCTCGTTGACGAGACTGTCCAGGTTGCTGTCAAGCCCTGGTTCGAAGGAGGTGAGGTCCCTGAGTCCGACTTGCTTAAGCGCGTTCTGTAG
- a CDS encoding uncharacterized protein (Compare to YALI0C11517g, similar to Saccharomyces cerevisiae RXT2 (YBR095C); ancestral locus Anc_3.336, similar to uniprot|P38255 Saccharomyces cerevisiae YBR095c Hypothetical 51.3 kDa protein in PHO5-VPS15 intergenic region), protein MLDQKSIDHLIRLKDALDREPHVSDSDESDTNISTNRGNKLKRAAEDVHMTKLPAPPLGNHRLKIVEYNGVRRPVLYKRRRRDDNDDNDDDDGNNDENPDNNDDDDDDSNPYRGIQLEEILAPLTHPADLPHHKSMARTMTSTTLRTLSTRALDVICQEQKHVVQFMKLMSVFLGDDPSYILADNMQLPDYDMEEGEDAPRRTRQLATQEIDPFFALPQIPYDRDFGINRDAAEETRQLTQIALQRCEEFIRCITSVRMGLLRADRFRGQVYRWCKEMGDQGNENESEEQSSEE, encoded by the exons ATGCTGGACCAGAAATCGATAGACCATTTGAT CCGTCTCAAAGACGCCCTTGATCGTGAACCTCACG tctcggactcggacgaAAGCGACACTAACATTTCAACCAACCGAGGAAACAAGCTGAAGCGGGCAGCTGAGGATGTGCATATGACCAAGTTGCCCGCCCCTCCTCTCGGCAACCATCGGCTCAAGATTGTCGAGTACAACGGCGTTCGGAGACCAGTCCTCTACAAGCGCCGACGACGGGATGATAACGACGAcaacgacgatgatgacggCAATAACGACGAAAACCCAGATAATaacgatgatgacgatgatgactcTAATCCTTACCGAGGCAtccagctggaggagatcttAGCTCCCCTCACCCATCCCGCAGACCTGCCCCACCACAAGTCTATGGCACGAACAATGACGTCGACAACACTGCGAACTCTCTCTACACGAGCGCTCGACGTGATCTGCCAGGAACAAAAGCACGTGGTGCAGTTCATGAAGCTCATGTCCGTTTTTCTCGGAGATGACCCATCGTACATTCTGGCTGACAACATGCAATTGCCAGATTATGACATGGAGGAAGGTGAGGATGCTCCGCGAAGAACTCGTCAGCTTGCCACCCAGGAGATTGACCCGTTTTTCGCCCTTCCTCAGATTCCCTACGACCGAGACTTTGGTATCAATCGAgatgctgctgaggagacTCGACAGCTGACCCAGATTGCTCTTCAGCGGTGCGAGGAGTTTATCCGATGTATCACTTCTGTGCGAATGGGGCTGTTGCGTGCTGATCGGTTCAGAGGCCAGGTTTACCGATGGTGCAAGGAGATGGGCGATCAGGGCAACGAGAACGAGAGCGAGGAGCAGTCCTCCGAGGAGTAG
- a CDS encoding uncharacterized protein (Compare to YALI0C11539g, similar to Saccharomyces cerevisiae MAK3 (YPR051W); ancestral locus Anc_3.331, similar to uniprot|Q03503 Saccharomyces cerevisiae YPR051W L-A virus GAG protein N-acetyltransferase), whose product MVKISYRPYDTANQQNDTESVKGMISHDLSEPYSVYVYRYFISSWPNLCFLAFDEDEEEKQADGSMDKKAIGTVVCKLEDYRGCRSRGYIAMLAVKTDYRGQGIAKKLIDLAIAAMVDLKADEIMLETEVNNAAAMSLYENIGFVRTKRLHRYYLNSNDAFRLILPITGKSCQLSRYLMHAEEPVPQFPTHAVI is encoded by the coding sequence ATGGTGAAGATCAGCTACCGACCGTACGACACCGCCAACCAACAAAATGACACGGAAAGTGTCAAGGGCATGATCTCCCACGACCTGTCCGAGCCCTACTCGGTCTACGTCTACAGATACTTCATTTCGTCATGGCCCAACCTCTGTTTTCTTGCATTtgatgaagacgaggaggagaagcaggccGACGGGTCCATGGACAAAAAGGCCATCGGAACGGTGGTTtgcaagctggaggactaCCGTGGGTGCCGATCGAGAGGATACATAGCCATGCTGGCTGTCAAGACAGATTACCGTGGCCAAGGTATCGCCAAAAAGCTGATTGACCTGGCGATTGCAGCCATGGTGGATCTCAAGGCGGACGAAATCATGTTGGAAACCGAGGTCAACAACGCGGCTGCTATGAGCCTGTACGAAAATATCGGATTTGTGCGTACCAAACGTCTGCATCGATACTATCTGAACTCCAACGATGCTTTCCGGCTGATTCTGCCTATCACTGGCAAGAGCTGTCAACTGTCGCGTTATCTGATGCATGCCGAGGAGCCGGTTCCACAGTTCCCCACCCACGCTGTCATTTAA
- a CDS encoding uncharacterized protein (Compare to YALI0C11561g, similar to Saccharomyces cerevisiae SPT5 (YML010W); ancestral locus Anc_5.538, similar to uniprot|P27692 Saccharomyces cerevisiae YML010W Transcription initiation protein SPT5), with the protein MSDREESGSPEPRSKIEEDLESDEEVKTIKSEEVDKTQDNVEDEDDEEEEEEEEEEEEEDDDEEDVRQRKKPRRERRNQFLDVEAEVDEDEEDLEEDEDGLIGEDGFVAEPDADEPDASDDRFHREMDRRREAIAEEDAERLADEYREKYGRSTANKYRGDSGVIPQHLLLPSVNEPSIWGIRCKPGKEKELVRQCLRKKLSLQKSRNPLEIMSVFQRDTFTGYIYMEARNQQAVTVALKGLVNVYPQNMILVPIKEYVDLLRATKSAETELVPGAYVRLKRGKYGGDLAIVENLSENGLEVRLKLVPRLDYGRNAEAGIDGKRKRVARIPPPRLFSEQEASQYDPRNLQKRGPNAYVYAGDEYIGGFLYKDFKITLVNAENVAPKLEELTRFNSEETDGIDLASLAQSLRKSAAAVQFQGGDVVEVSEGEQTGVQGTVISTHGDIVTVEATTAPLVGKRIDLPSRSLRKKFAIGDHVRVISGNFLDDTGLIVGLEDDSVTLLSDLNKKEVTVFAKDLKKVSDIGGSHQVGDYELHDFVQLDALHVGCIVKVERDSLKVLDQEGTVRSVTPSSITMKLTRNMEGLATDSNGSEIKIGDTVRETVGEGRQGAVLHIYKNTLFLSSRSLGVFVAKAFKVNTIVAKGARTQSNSQATGPDLTKMNPAVYNARPGQMAPPVMPKQGGFDRLKGKHVAIGPGSQHKGCKGIVKETTDDIARVELHAPCKVVNVLKHQLRIYDDYKKTYLSYMEFATPRGMRSGGGRPGGPPGPGGPGSGGQTPSWGGGGKTPSWGAGGKTPSWGSKTPSWGGAKTSSWGSRTPAANAGGAQTPAWGAMGNKTPSWGASESRTPAWGGAKTPAWGAAGAGSKTPAFGVARTPSWKSSSAGTYGGSSSRNKGWEDLGSGNSAPTPGYAAATPGEMMGAPTPGAAHHPWEDSAPTPAAYNDARTPGVYDPRGSGPAQAETPAAWSTDDAPRYDDSPTP; encoded by the coding sequence ATGTCGGATCGAGAAGAGTCTGGCTCTCCCGAGCCTCGGTCCAAGATTGAAGAAGATCTCGAGAGcgacgaggaggtgaagaCCATCAAGAGCGAAGAGGTGGACAAGACACAGGACAacgtggaggacgaggacgacgaggaggaagaggaagaggaagaggaagaggaagaagaggacgacgatgaggaggacgtGCGGCAACGAAAGAAGCCCCGACGGGAGCGAAGAAACCAGTTCCTGGATGtcgaggccgaggtggatgaagatgaagaggatcttgaggaggacgaagaTGGACTCATTGGAGAAGACGGATTCGTTGCTGAGCCTGATGCCGACGAGCCCGATGCCTCGGACGACCGATTCCATCGAGAGATGGACCGGCGACGAGAAGCCATCGCCGAAGAGGATGCCGAACGACTGGCCGATGAGTACCGAGAAAAGTACGGTCGATCGACAGCCAACAAGTACCGAGGAGACAGTGGAGTGATCCCCCAgcatctgctgcttccCTCTGTCAATGAGCCCTCCATTTGGGGTATTCGATGCAAGCCCGGcaaggaaaaggagctGGTTCGACAATGTCTTCGAAAGAAACTGTCTCTACAAAAGTCCAGAAACCCGCTGGAAATCATGTCCGTGTTTCAAAGAGATACCTTCACCGGATACATCTACATGGAGGCCCGTAACCAGCAGGCTGTGACTGTGGCTCTTAAGGGTCTGGTTAACGTCTATCCTCAGAACATGATTCTGGTGCCCATCAAGGAGTACGTTGATCTTCTGCGAGCCACCAAGTCTGCCGAGACTGAGCTCGTTCCCGGCGCATACGTGCGTCTCAAGCGAGGAAAGTATGGCGGCGATCTCGCCATTGTCGAGAATTTGTCTGAAAATGGTCTTGAGGTTCGTCTCAAGCTGGTGCCCCGTCTCGACTATGGACGAAATGCAGAGGCTGGAATTGACGGTAAACGAAAGCGAGTGGCCCGAATCCCTCCCCCACGACTCTTTTCTGAGCAGGAGGCTTCTCAGTATGACCCTCGAAATCTGCAGAAGCGTGGCCCCAATGCGTACGTTTACGCGGGAGACGAGTACATCGGAGGCTTCCTGTACAAAGATTTCAAAATCACCCTGGTGAACGCCGAGAACGTTGCGCCCAAGCTTGAGGAGCTGACCCGTTTCAACTCTGAGGAGACTGACGGTATCGATCTGGCCTCTCTTGCCCAGAGCCTTCGAAAGTCTGCCGCGGCTGTCCAGTTTCAGGGTGGAGATGTCGTCGAAGTGTCTGAAGGTGAGCAGACCGGTGTTCAAGGTACTGTCATTTCTACACACGGCGATATCGTCACCGTGGAGGCCACGACGGCTCCTCTGGTTGGAAAGCGCATCGATCTGCCTAGCCGATCTCTACGAAAGAAGTTTGCCATTGGTGATCACGTGCGAGTCATTTCCGGTAACTTCCTCGACGACACTGGTCTGATTGTGGGTCTAGAGGACGACTCCGTGACTCTACTGTCCgatctcaacaagaaggaagTCACAGTGTTCGCCAaggatctcaagaaggtgTCTGATATTGGAGGTTCACATCAGGTCGGTGACTACGAGCTCCACGACTTTGTGCAGCTTGACGCTCTTCATGTCGGTTGCATTGTaaaggtggagagagaCAGTCTGAAGGTGCTCGACCAAGAAGGTACTGTTCGATCAGTCACTCCTTCTTCTATCACCATGAAGCTCACTCGAAACATGGAAGGTCTGGCCACCGACTCCAACGGTTCTGAGATCAAAATTGGCGATACTGTTCGAGAGACCGTCGGTGAGGGTCGACAAGGTGCCGTTCTTCacatctacaagaacaCTCTGTTCCTCAGCTCCCGATCTCTCGGCGTCTTTGTCGCCAAGGCCTTCAAGGTTAATACCATTGTTGCTAAAGGAGCTCGAACACAGTCGAACTCTCAAGCAACTGGTCCCGATCTCACCAAGATGAACCCTGCCGTCTACAATGCCCGACCTGGCCAGATGGCTCCTCCCGTCATGCCCAAGCAGGGAGGTTTCGACCGTCTCAAGGGCAAGCATGTTGCTATCGGGCCTGGTTCTCAACACAAGGGATGCAAGGGTATTGTCAAGGAAACCACAGACGATATTGCTCGAGTCGAGCTTCACGCTCCCTGCAAGGTTGTCAACGTTCTGAAACACCAGCTGCGAATCTACGACGATTACAAGAAGACGTACCTGTCATACATGGAGTTTGCTACTCCTAGAGGTATGCGATCGGGTGGTGGTCGTCCTGGAGGGCCCCCTGGTCCTGGCGGACCTGGGTCTGGTGGACAGACCCCGTCgtggggtggtggtggaaagACCCCGTCGTGGGGAGCAGGTGGAAAGACCCCGTCGTGGGGAAGCAAAACCCCGTCGTGGGGTGGGGCAAAGACATCGTCTTGGGGTTCGCGAACACCTGCTGCCAATGCAGGAGGTGCACAGACACCCGCATGGGGAGCAATGGGAAACAAAACACCATCTTGGGGCGCATCAGAGTCTCGCACCCCTGCATGGGGCGGGGCAAAAACTCCAGCTTGGGGAGCAGCTGGTGCTGGGTCGAAAACCCCGGCCTTTGGAGTCGCACGTACGCCTTCGTGGAAGTCGTCGTCTGCAGGAACATACGGCGGCTCTTCTTCGCGAAACAAGGGCTGGGAAGATCTCGGAAGCGGCAACTCGGCTCCCACTCCAGGCTACGCTGCTGCCACTCCTGGTGAGATGATGGGTGCCCCTACTCCAGGTGCTGCTCACCATCCTTGGGAAGATTCTGCTCCGACACCTGCTGCCTATAACGACGCGCGAACTCCGGGTGTCTATGATCCTCGAGGTTCTGGACCTGCTCAGGCCGAAACCCCTGCAGCCTGGTCCACGGATGATGCTCCTCGATATGATGATTCTCCCACTCCTTAG